One part of the Paramormyrops kingsleyae isolate MSU_618 chromosome 2, PKINGS_0.4, whole genome shotgun sequence genome encodes these proteins:
- the nkx3-1 gene encoding homeobox protein Nkx-3.1 has translation MSTTARPLTSFLIQDILSIKNDNRLHSFGHTPLIETKPGGSPTGTDVQQPTDKWDRWVRAKMPHDSLEEESGTRKSAHFDTPGKDSSDRSCTTFSDLRRSLAVEGRDAASKQKRSRAAFTHLQVLELEKKFSHQKYLSGPERAHLASSLRLTETQVKIWFQNRRYKTKRKQLATEYAKDFLKKSEGLHFCGTEEDLVRASFLAMMCKTYQYRPYLYDFNGWKSALW, from the exons ATGTCTACCACGGCCAGACCGTTAACGTCGTTTCTTATTCAAGACATATTATCTATTAAAAACGATAATCGACTGCACTCCTTTGGACATACTCCTCTCATCGAAACAAAGCCAGGTGGAAGCCCCACGGGTACAGACGTCCAGCAGCCTACGGATAAATGGGATCGGTGGGTCAGAGCAAAGATGCCTCATGATTCACTGGAGGAAGAGTCGGGAACCAGGAAGAGCGCACACTTCGATACTCCGGGAAAGG ATTCATCGGACAGATCGTGCACGACTTTCTCGGATCTCAGGCGAAGCTTGGCGGTGGAGGGCAGAGACGCGGCGAGCAAACAGAAGCGCAGCCGCGCCGCCTTCACCCACCTGCAGGTGCTGGAACTGGAGAAGAAGTTCAGCCACCAGAAGTACCTGTCCGGCCCGGAGAGGGCTCACCTGGCCAGCAGCCTGCGCCTGACCGAAACGCAAGTTAAAATCTGGTTTCAGAACAGGAGGTATAAAACCAAAAGGAAACAGCTGGCCACAGAGTATGCCAAGGACTTCCTGAAGAAATCAGAGGGACTGCATTTCTGTGGCACTGAGGAGGACCTGGTCAGGGCATCTTTCCTCGCCATGATGTGTAAGACATATCAGTACCGACCATATCTGTACGACTTTAACGGATGGAAATCGGCCTTGTGGTGA